A window from Candidatus Lernaella stagnicola encodes these proteins:
- a CDS encoding DUF5914 domain-containing protein, giving the protein MGKIILFGKRLPSIDAQKISPEPDWKQCDPAFIRKALRHALQRPSGGWYVVDDAVAIGTQPKSYEIDGRELVAFRCNGRIVIGQNSCPHLGGPLAGGRIRDGKLVCPWHGLEIDPETGHDHWQAFPVYDDGLLVWVQMGSKDEATPKPILAPRPDPNRSIAAIIRREAACEPDDVIANRLDPWHGHHYHPHTFASLVVTDVSIERLTLRVAYRVLGPFCVEVDATFHSPEPRTIVMTIVAGEGLGSLVETHATPIAPGRSVVTEATIATSERPEFRFALKMGSLIRPLMKKAAHRLWLEDAAYTERAYALRTKSRRSRKDRA; this is encoded by the coding sequence ATGGGAAAAATTATTCTGTTCGGCAAACGACTTCCGTCAATCGATGCCCAAAAAATCTCGCCGGAACCAGACTGGAAACAATGCGACCCCGCCTTCATCCGCAAAGCGCTGCGGCACGCGCTCCAACGCCCCAGCGGCGGGTGGTACGTAGTCGATGACGCCGTCGCGATCGGCACGCAACCCAAGTCGTACGAAATCGACGGGCGCGAACTCGTCGCCTTCCGCTGTAACGGTCGCATCGTCATCGGCCAAAACTCCTGCCCCCACCTCGGCGGGCCGCTGGCCGGCGGACGAATCCGCGACGGCAAGCTCGTCTGCCCGTGGCACGGCCTGGAAATCGACCCCGAAACCGGCCATGACCACTGGCAGGCGTTTCCCGTGTACGACGACGGCCTGCTCGTGTGGGTGCAGATGGGGTCGAAAGACGAGGCCACGCCCAAACCCATCCTGGCGCCGCGGCCCGACCCCAACCGCTCCATCGCCGCCATCATTCGCCGTGAAGCGGCCTGCGAGCCGGACGACGTTATCGCCAACCGCCTCGACCCCTGGCACGGTCACCACTACCATCCGCACACCTTCGCGTCGCTGGTTGTCACCGATGTCTCGATTGAAAGGCTCACGCTGCGAGTGGCGTATCGCGTCCTTGGCCCCTTCTGTGTAGAGGTCGACGCTACCTTCCATTCACCCGAACCCCGCACCATCGTGATGACCATCGTCGCCGGCGAAGGCCTCGGCTCGCTCGTCGAAACACACGCCACCCCCATCGCCCCCGGCCGCAGCGTCGTGACCGAAGCCACAATCGCCACATCCGAAAGACCGGAATTCCGCTTTGCCCTCAAAATGGGTTCGTTGATCCGACCGCTAATGAAAAAAGCCGCCCATCGCTTGTGGTTGGAGGACGCGGCGTATACCGAACGCGCTTACGCGCTGCGCACTAAGAGTCGGCGTTCGCGAAAAGACCGCGCCTAG
- a CDS encoding glycoside hydrolase family 2 TIM barrel-domain containing protein: protein MMFVRSSVSWHAIAGLIAFVAFLGFACAADDDDIDDNSPNGDDDDNNDASDMPDVDRRHAALPEGDVPYVQVGGLPVPTHRTADDTDVMSLDGTWLFATDPDDVGQNAQWFDESYDRGAWVEIAVPGSFSTEIPELLDYKGVGWYARSFDVPAGVSDAEMESMFLRFGAIFLRSQVYVNGTEVVFHHGGYTPVFAPAIGLLQRTGNVVVVRADNRITWGSIPVDTYFHPGSHGWWPFGGITRPVSLHTLPVNWLFKIEPRFVSAAGGVELTLGVRHGGFGGGTVVEFELAGPDGVTTSGTRRLTLPYAGVHMFRFKLATDAPRVWSREAPDNLYVLTVRDAGGDEASVRFGYRDLRVDGNRIMLNGRRDFWRGINRHSDHAASGPVESAQTVARDVERMRQLHVNHTRPGHYPVDERLLDALLEAGITIIEETPVYQLQFGQMQDEHLLAVAAQQMAEVIERDKNNPAILAWSLGNENGSYWPTSGVLTSHMNAQAKRFDPWRPTIVVVANETCEVPINFTLEHVDIMGVNQYYGWYMGKVSPGAGQCMDTIHRLFPDKPIVATEFGAGALAGRHLPEGQEPGRESLTDHSYSEEFQAWFLEQQMNQLLARDYLSGTMPWVLADFRMEWNPTTGNPHPVVGMNLKGLLTHDRETEKLSFGLISDIYGELAEDGR, encoded by the coding sequence ATGATGTTTGTACGTTCGTCTGTTTCTTGGCATGCCATTGCGGGGCTGATCGCGTTCGTCGCGTTTCTCGGTTTCGCCTGCGCCGCGGACGATGATGACATCGACGACAACTCTCCGAATGGCGACGATGACGACAACAACGACGCGTCCGACATGCCGGATGTCGATCGCCGACATGCGGCGCTACCCGAAGGAGACGTGCCCTACGTGCAAGTCGGGGGATTGCCGGTGCCGACCCATCGCACCGCCGACGATACGGACGTGATGTCGTTGGATGGGACGTGGCTTTTCGCGACGGACCCGGACGACGTGGGTCAAAACGCGCAGTGGTTCGACGAAAGCTACGACCGTGGCGCGTGGGTCGAGATCGCGGTGCCGGGTAGTTTCTCCACCGAGATCCCGGAACTGCTCGATTACAAGGGCGTGGGATGGTACGCGCGTTCCTTCGACGTGCCCGCCGGAGTTTCCGACGCCGAGATGGAAAGCATGTTCCTGCGCTTCGGGGCGATCTTCTTGCGCTCGCAGGTCTATGTGAACGGAACGGAAGTCGTCTTCCATCACGGCGGGTACACGCCCGTATTCGCGCCGGCGATCGGCCTGCTGCAGCGAACCGGCAACGTCGTCGTCGTGCGCGCCGACAACCGCATCACGTGGGGCTCCATACCGGTCGACACGTATTTCCACCCCGGCTCGCACGGCTGGTGGCCCTTCGGCGGCATAACGCGGCCGGTATCGTTACACACGCTGCCCGTGAACTGGCTGTTCAAAATCGAACCGCGCTTCGTGTCGGCGGCGGGCGGCGTGGAACTGACTTTGGGCGTGCGCCACGGCGGCTTCGGCGGCGGCACGGTCGTCGAATTCGAACTCGCCGGGCCGGACGGTGTGACGACCTCCGGTACGCGACGCCTCACCTTGCCCTACGCGGGCGTGCACATGTTTCGCTTTAAGTTGGCGACCGACGCGCCGCGAGTTTGGTCGCGCGAAGCGCCGGACAACCTGTATGTGCTCACGGTGCGCGACGCGGGCGGTGACGAGGCAAGCGTGCGCTTCGGGTATCGCGACCTGCGCGTGGACGGCAACCGCATCATGCTCAACGGCCGGCGCGATTTCTGGCGCGGCATCAATCGTCATTCAGACCACGCGGCTTCCGGGCCGGTGGAGAGCGCACAAACCGTGGCGCGCGACGTGGAGCGCATGCGGCAACTGCACGTGAACCACACGCGGCCGGGCCACTACCCGGTGGACGAGCGTTTGCTCGACGCGCTGCTCGAGGCGGGTATTACGATCATCGAGGAAACGCCGGTCTACCAATTGCAGTTCGGGCAGATGCAGGACGAGCACTTGTTGGCTGTCGCCGCGCAGCAGATGGCGGAGGTCATCGAGCGCGACAAAAACAACCCGGCGATTCTCGCGTGGTCGCTGGGCAACGAGAACGGTAGCTACTGGCCGACTTCCGGCGTGCTGACCAGCCACATGAACGCGCAGGCCAAGCGTTTCGATCCGTGGCGTCCGACGATCGTCGTGGTCGCCAACGAGACGTGCGAGGTGCCGATCAATTTCACGCTGGAGCACGTCGACATCATGGGCGTCAACCAGTACTACGGCTGGTACATGGGTAAGGTCAGCCCGGGGGCGGGGCAGTGCATGGACACCATACATCGCCTCTTTCCCGACAAGCCGATCGTCGCCACCGAGTTCGGCGCCGGGGCTTTGGCGGGCCGTCATTTGCCGGAGGGGCAGGAGCCGGGTCGCGAATCGCTGACCGACCACAGTTACAGCGAGGAGTTTCAGGCTTGGTTCCTTGAACAACAGATGAACCAATTGCTGGCCCGCGATTACCTTTCGGGGACGATGCCGTGGGTGCTGGCGGATTTCCGCATGGAGTGGAACCCGACGACGGGCAATCCGCACCCGGTCGTGGGCATGAACCTCAAAGGGCTGCTGACACACGACCGCGAGACCGAAAAGCTATCGTTCGGGTTGATCTCGGACATCTACGGCGAGTTGGCGGAGGACGGCCGATGA
- a CDS encoding carcinine hydrolase/isopenicillin-N N-acyltransferase family protein, which yields MVASSFWLISCDYFLYESSQPPYYETYTVTGTSYERGFQHGEHFASKIRSMYTRLLSTSIFPYLNRERADVASVMLRYQDEEIYGDGKFSYQMMLESGWDLLEYIPDEYIEEMQGIADGANLPFEQILVMNTFFDTLMGFRSITFFIKLQQSPSLLSVEVVGTDSDGCDNDGDGEIDETHEGLMDPYEPHSFAAMVEIPTDAVFRFVIDDDRPGVDAESVRVQYGETVYTTDDSNIEVVPYARDGKTVMATFTPPGDMEPGTAISLMLQATDLQKFVRTPPHHPRSMRDERLTFTTAGYGKMPWQVPNQGVDDGRSQPPALGFAVRGSATKNDEMILAHNFAMLDSDIAHKHPVLIMHVPDNGRAFVAAGYPGIVWGFSGMNEDGLSYLYNSSDTLSNSFTASFNEGLIFGRLKPAGVPIGIMGREMLRTSENVEDAVDYLSDKMPTFGWNFLLADAQGQFSVVETEGNITDKPEGGVFAYGADPNDPANLDQYGQMLASVGPDDLFTTSHFQKNLDEIGYSVINFTIQSQRYWSSFYLRSVRAFWNLADALDENYGDIDAERAKQLLALRFLEDQRDGMFSVVMEPDSLRVHVAAGRVPCTTAGFKEFNFGEELAEIRKGTKP from the coding sequence ATGGTTGCTTCTTCGTTCTGGTTGATCTCGTGCGATTACTTCTTGTACGAATCCTCCCAGCCGCCCTATTACGAAACCTACACCGTGACCGGCACGTCCTACGAACGCGGATTTCAGCACGGTGAACATTTCGCAAGCAAAATCCGTTCGATGTACACGCGCTTGCTGTCAACATCGATATTTCCCTACCTGAACCGCGAGCGGGCCGACGTGGCCAGCGTGATGCTTCGGTATCAGGACGAGGAAATTTACGGCGACGGCAAGTTCTCCTATCAGATGATGCTCGAATCCGGATGGGACCTGTTGGAGTACATCCCCGACGAATACATCGAAGAAATGCAGGGCATCGCCGACGGCGCCAACCTGCCCTTCGAACAGATACTCGTCATGAATACCTTCTTCGACACGTTGATGGGGTTCCGTTCGATCACCTTCTTCATCAAGCTGCAGCAGTCCCCCTCACTACTCAGTGTGGAAGTTGTCGGCACCGACAGTGACGGCTGCGATAATGATGGCGACGGCGAGATCGACGAAACGCATGAAGGCTTGATGGATCCCTACGAACCACACTCATTCGCCGCCATGGTCGAAATCCCCACCGATGCCGTTTTCCGCTTCGTCATCGACGACGACCGACCCGGCGTCGACGCGGAATCCGTTCGCGTTCAATACGGCGAAACCGTCTATACCACCGACGACTCCAACATCGAAGTCGTGCCCTACGCGCGCGACGGCAAAACCGTCATGGCGACTTTCACGCCGCCCGGTGACATGGAGCCCGGAACTGCCATCTCGCTGATGCTGCAAGCGACCGACCTGCAAAAGTTCGTCCGCACGCCGCCGCACCATCCGCGGTCGATGCGCGACGAGCGCCTCACCTTCACTACTGCCGGCTACGGCAAAATGCCTTGGCAGGTGCCCAACCAAGGTGTGGACGACGGCCGTTCGCAACCGCCCGCCTTGGGCTTTGCGGTGCGTGGCTCTGCCACGAAAAACGATGAAATGATTCTCGCCCACAACTTCGCGATGCTCGATAGCGACATCGCCCACAAGCACCCGGTGCTCATCATGCACGTGCCCGACAACGGCCGCGCTTTCGTGGCCGCGGGCTATCCGGGCATCGTGTGGGGCTTCTCCGGCATGAACGAAGACGGCCTCTCCTACCTCTACAACTCCTCCGATACGCTCAGCAACTCGTTCACCGCCTCCTTCAATGAAGGCTTGATTTTCGGTCGCTTGAAACCGGCCGGCGTACCCATTGGCATCATGGGCCGCGAAATGCTGCGCACCTCCGAGAACGTCGAGGACGCCGTGGATTACTTGTCGGACAAAATGCCGACCTTCGGCTGGAACTTCTTGCTCGCCGATGCGCAGGGCCAGTTCTCCGTGGTGGAAACGGAGGGCAATATCACCGATAAACCCGAGGGCGGCGTTTTCGCCTACGGAGCGGACCCGAACGATCCCGCCAACCTCGACCAGTACGGACAAATGCTGGCCAGCGTCGGCCCCGACGACTTGTTCACCACCTCGCACTTCCAGAAAAACCTCGACGAGATCGGCTACTCGGTGATCAATTTCACGATCCAGTCCCAGCGCTATTGGAGCAGCTTCTACCTGCGCTCGGTGCGCGCGTTCTGGAATCTCGCCGACGCTCTCGATGAAAATTACGGCGATATCGACGCAGAGCGCGCCAAGCAGCTTCTCGCCCTCCGTTTTCTCGAAGATCAACGCGACGGCATGTTCTCGGTCGTCATGGAACCCGATAGCCTGCGCGTGCACGTCGCCGCCGGCCGTGTCCCCTGCACCACCGCCGGGTTCAAGGAGTTCAATTTCGGCGAGGAACTAGCCGAAATACGGAAAGGAACCAAACCATGA
- a CDS encoding NB-ARC domain-containing protein translates to MTDPRLLDVDRLYEMVAEAIDAVLHGADETIRRTLVESLSAQIDVVAAAADLATFGLAGRALDAARKLVDLLPRNRVATEQDLINIGLYDLSRILRHSLAELRKDGEKNQSRIEKLEKALKRVDNLIWQNVADVPEPEGYIERDGKLEEIASVLENGAAVGITGVSLEGMGGVGKSYLAQEFALSCEDKYENVVFLRLDELFKPAAALTALIIALDGKPPEVEAKAGRQVWELALRNHAQALLAASSGLLVLDNVDKYAQIEALLPQKGSGWQTIITTRDRALFAGAVHPPEMVEVAAFTVAETERFFADRLGKLFEAHRDKLLAIATDKVECLPLALEVLVGHIKVRGPIDGFDNAIDDLTSRLEESLSAALRPAGTGDTSGVSERDARNRRIVDAVLYLSLKDFENNAIARNLLRAVREFHPQSGGRCDHVIAVSGNDENEAWPMLDRLIFQRVVIQERRGELRRVRLHTLMREVIGKADAEYDEKKYARRFWLTMLGLLFEMDEDTGRNADVAMKKAQMEAENLRKTALRIEAGGWVTVEQGATQSAPGRFAAGFSQWANLTWLPAERRGFLVAGKRDADAVRDALAQANCLWSLGDLARREDDLSGARASYDSALPLFRAIGHRLGEANCLRSLGDLGLRE, encoded by the coding sequence ATGACGGATCCAAGACTGCTCGACGTGGACAGGCTATACGAAATGGTCGCGGAGGCCATCGACGCGGTTTTGCACGGCGCGGATGAGACCATCCGTCGCACACTCGTCGAGTCACTCAGCGCGCAAATCGACGTGGTCGCGGCGGCGGCGGATTTGGCGACTTTCGGGCTGGCGGGAAGGGCCCTCGACGCAGCGCGCAAGCTCGTCGATCTCCTACCCCGAAACCGCGTAGCTACAGAGCAGGACCTGATCAACATCGGTTTGTATGACCTCTCGCGGATTTTGCGGCATAGCCTGGCCGAACTGAGAAAAGACGGCGAGAAAAACCAGAGCCGAATCGAAAAGTTGGAGAAGGCCCTCAAGCGTGTCGACAATTTGATCTGGCAGAACGTCGCCGACGTTCCCGAGCCGGAAGGGTACATCGAGCGCGACGGCAAGCTTGAAGAAATCGCATCGGTTTTGGAGAACGGCGCCGCCGTGGGGATCACCGGCGTCAGCCTGGAAGGCATGGGCGGCGTGGGGAAATCGTACCTCGCCCAGGAATTCGCGCTGTCGTGCGAAGACAAATACGAGAACGTCGTCTTCCTGCGACTCGACGAACTTTTCAAACCGGCGGCGGCGTTGACGGCGTTGATTATCGCCCTGGACGGCAAGCCGCCCGAGGTCGAAGCCAAAGCCGGCAGGCAGGTGTGGGAGTTGGCGCTGCGAAATCACGCCCAAGCGCTACTGGCCGCCTCGTCGGGCCTCTTGGTGTTGGACAACGTCGACAAGTACGCGCAAATCGAAGCGCTGCTGCCGCAAAAGGGTTCCGGTTGGCAAACCATTATCACCACTCGCGACCGGGCGCTGTTCGCGGGAGCCGTTCATCCGCCGGAAATGGTCGAAGTCGCGGCCTTCACGGTGGCTGAAACGGAACGCTTTTTCGCCGATCGACTCGGCAAACTGTTCGAAGCGCACCGCGACAAACTTCTGGCAATAGCCACCGATAAAGTCGAATGCCTGCCGCTAGCTCTGGAAGTGCTCGTCGGTCACATCAAGGTTCGCGGACCAATCGACGGCTTTGATAACGCGATCGACGATTTGACCTCGCGCTTGGAAGAAAGCCTCAGCGCGGCGTTACGGCCCGCTGGTACGGGCGACACGAGCGGCGTATCGGAACGAGACGCGCGTAACCGGCGGATCGTCGATGCCGTGTTGTACCTCAGCCTTAAAGATTTCGAAAACAATGCCATCGCGCGGAATTTGCTGCGGGCGGTACGGGAGTTTCACCCGCAAAGCGGCGGGCGATGCGACCACGTCATCGCGGTGTCGGGAAACGACGAAAACGAAGCTTGGCCGATGTTGGACCGCCTTATCTTTCAGCGGGTCGTTATCCAGGAGCGGCGGGGCGAATTGCGGCGCGTGCGCCTGCACACCCTTATGCGCGAGGTGATCGGAAAAGCCGATGCCGAGTACGACGAAAAGAAATATGCGCGGCGGTTTTGGTTGACCATGCTCGGTTTGCTTTTCGAAATGGATGAAGACACGGGTCGAAACGCCGATGTGGCGATGAAAAAAGCGCAAATGGAAGCTGAGAACTTGCGGAAAACGGCGCTGCGTATCGAGGCAGGCGGTTGGGTCACCGTGGAACAGGGTGCAACGCAATCGGCGCCCGGGCGGTTCGCGGCGGGATTCTCCCAGTGGGCGAATCTTACGTGGTTGCCTGCCGAGCGCCGCGGGTTTTTGGTTGCCGGAAAGCGGGACGCGGACGCAGTACGTGATGCGCTCGCGCAGGCGAACTGCCTTTGGTCGCTGGGCGATTTGGCGCGGCGTGAGGACGATTTGTCGGGGGCGCGAGCCTCGTATGATTCGGCGCTGCCGCTTTTTCGTGCGATCGGGCATCGTTTGGGGGAGGCGAACTGCCTAAGGTCGCTGGGCGATTTGGGGCTGCGTGAG